The following proteins come from a genomic window of Nostoc sp. ATCC 53789:
- a CDS encoding lipid kinase: MSSRALLLINRHARQGQKSLSEAIEYLKTLGFDLIEESTEDPKHLAEVIFRYQHQVDLVIIGGGDGTLNAAVDALVETQLPLGILPLGTANDLARTLEIPNSLSEACQIIANGNLRHIDLGWVNGKHFFNVASLGLSVKITQRLTKEVKRRWGIFAYAATALQVILEARPFTAEIVINGESVRVKTVQIAVGNGRYYGGGMAVADDATIDDQRLDLYSLEIKHWWQIILLLPDMREGRHIHWQSVRSLQGQDIKVYTRKPRPINTDGEITTYTPAHFRVIPKAIAVLAPPEIRS; the protein is encoded by the coding sequence ATGAGTTCCCGCGCCCTGCTGTTAATAAATCGTCATGCCCGCCAAGGGCAAAAGAGTCTGTCGGAAGCGATTGAATATCTGAAAACACTCGGCTTTGATTTAATTGAGGAGTCTACAGAAGATCCAAAACATCTTGCTGAAGTTATATTTCGCTATCAGCATCAAGTTGATCTAGTAATCATTGGTGGAGGAGATGGCACTCTCAATGCAGCAGTAGATGCTTTAGTTGAGACTCAGTTGCCCTTGGGAATTTTACCTTTAGGAACTGCCAACGACCTAGCGAGGACTTTGGAAATACCGAATTCACTCAGCGAAGCTTGCCAAATTATTGCAAATGGAAATTTACGCCATATCGACTTGGGTTGGGTAAATGGCAAGCACTTTTTTAATGTTGCCAGTCTGGGATTGAGTGTAAAAATTACCCAGCGACTTACCAAAGAAGTCAAACGCCGTTGGGGAATATTTGCTTATGCCGCCACTGCATTGCAAGTCATTTTGGAAGCTAGACCTTTTACGGCGGAGATTGTAATCAATGGTGAATCAGTTCGCGTAAAAACAGTACAAATTGCTGTAGGTAACGGCCGTTATTACGGCGGTGGTATGGCAGTGGCTGACGATGCCACAATAGACGATCAAAGGCTAGACCTCTATAGCTTGGAAATTAAACACTGGTGGCAGATTATACTATTACTCCCTGATATGCGAGAAGGGCGACATATACATTGGCAGAGTGTACGTTCTCTTCAAGGTCAAGACATAAAAGTATATACTCGCAAACCGCGTCCTATCAATACAGATGGTGAAATTACTACTTACACACCGGCTCATTTTAGGGTTATACCTAAAGCTATAGCTGTTTTAGCACCCCCAGAAATTAGGAGTTAG
- a CDS encoding exopolysaccharide biosynthesis protein, with protein MHLRFSQDIKSLLQRLAEQPLTLGDVLAETSERGFSLVITLLVLPFLFPMPPGLTGPFGGACLLLSAQMVLGRRSPWLPKRIANYKFPRPFAELLLQNLGHLTKVLQKIARPRLAKIAHNHLIWRINGFCISLLTIFLILPIPFTNPIPTIGILLLTVATIESDGLLICISYGVTVLITLLFGFIGYAVWLAPSLLPSIFK; from the coding sequence ATGCATCTGAGATTTTCTCAAGATATAAAGTCCCTGTTACAACGCCTAGCGGAACAACCGCTTACTCTAGGTGATGTTCTGGCAGAAACCTCAGAACGAGGATTCAGCCTGGTAATTACATTATTAGTTTTGCCTTTTTTATTTCCTATGCCACCGGGATTAACTGGCCCTTTTGGTGGTGCTTGTTTACTATTGTCAGCGCAAATGGTTTTAGGGAGGCGATCGCCTTGGCTGCCGAAAAGAATCGCTAACTACAAGTTTCCTCGTCCCTTTGCTGAGTTACTTTTACAAAATTTGGGACATCTTACCAAAGTTTTACAGAAAATAGCCCGTCCCCGATTGGCAAAAATAGCCCATAATCATTTGATTTGGCGAATTAATGGGTTTTGTATCTCTTTATTAACAATATTTTTAATATTACCAATTCCGTTTACAAATCCTATCCCCACTATAGGTATTTTACTTTTGACTGTTGCCACCATCGAATCTGACGGTTTATTAATTTGCATCAGCTACGGCGTTACTGTCTTAATTACCTTGCTATTTGGATTTATTGGTTATGCAGTATGGTTAGCTCCCAGTTTACTGCCATCTATATTTAAATAA
- a CDS encoding SDR family oxidoreductase produces the protein MPTALITGASSGIGKAFAQELAARKTNLVLVARSKEKLSQLAKQLEEQHKIQVDVIIQDLTEPNAAATVFDATKVKGLTIDLLINNAGFGYYGDFAEGDGERQIKIVQLNVLALVDLTHKFLPLMRQRRSGSIINVSSITAFQPIPYLSVYAASKAFILSFSEALWAENRQYGVRILVTCPGPIETNFFAEANFPPALASTTDKVYSSEKVVWECLDALEKGYPTVISSDTSTQIRSKLSRLIPRKLLLNILAKHFKA, from the coding sequence ATGCCAACTGCTTTAATTACTGGTGCATCTAGTGGGATTGGTAAAGCTTTTGCCCAGGAACTAGCTGCACGCAAGACAAATCTTGTACTCGTAGCTCGTTCCAAAGAGAAACTAAGTCAATTAGCTAAACAACTAGAAGAACAACACAAAATTCAAGTAGACGTTATAATCCAAGACCTCACGGAACCTAATGCAGCTGCTACTGTATTTGATGCCACTAAAGTAAAGGGATTAACTATTGACTTATTAATCAACAATGCTGGTTTTGGTTACTATGGCGACTTTGCCGAAGGGGATGGAGAAAGACAAATTAAAATTGTACAATTAAACGTTTTAGCATTGGTAGATTTAACCCATAAATTTTTACCCTTGATGCGGCAACGACGGTCTGGAAGTATTATTAACGTATCCTCTATTACGGCATTTCAACCGATACCATACCTTTCTGTTTATGCTGCCAGTAAAGCTTTTATTCTCAGTTTTAGTGAAGCACTATGGGCAGAAAATCGTCAATATGGTGTCCGTATTTTGGTTACTTGTCCAGGGCCAATAGAAACAAATTTTTTTGCGGAAGCTAATTTTCCTCCAGCGCTGGCAAGTACTACGGATAAAGTGTATTCTTCCGAAAAAGTTGTTTGGGAATGTTTAGATGCTTTGGAAAAAGGCTATCCAACTGTTATTAGTTCTGATACTAGCACTCAAATTAGAAGCAAATTATCTCGCCTCATACCGCGCAAACTTCTGCTGAATATATTAGCAAAACACTTTAAAGCTTAA
- a CDS encoding photosystem II S4 domain protein: MLPREELLKGVENRDSVARVIDQAEQAIKTWEVVLTDFLSPPELAEIQRVFNRLTEVELVAWGGYPQAERQRIAIARSELPLDQSQVSLVAVEIAGNFLFDTASHRDFLGAMLGTGIVREKTGDVIVLGERGAQAIVAPELVEFLEMSLKQVRSVPVKTQRIEITELRVREPKKKELTTVEASLRLDAIASAGFGMSRSKMVDFIDAGDVRVNWKEVTQASSQVKSGDLIAIRSKGRLEVGEIAVTKKDRYRVQLTRYM, translated from the coding sequence ATGTTGCCACGAGAAGAACTTTTAAAGGGTGTTGAAAATCGAGATAGTGTAGCTCGTGTAATTGATCAAGCGGAACAAGCTATCAAAACTTGGGAAGTGGTTTTGACAGATTTTCTATCTCCCCCAGAATTAGCGGAAATCCAACGGGTGTTTAACCGATTAACAGAAGTGGAATTAGTTGCGTGGGGCGGATATCCCCAAGCTGAACGCCAAAGAATAGCGATCGCTCGTTCAGAACTTCCCCTAGATCAATCTCAAGTCAGCCTTGTCGCCGTGGAAATTGCTGGTAACTTCTTGTTTGATACCGCCTCTCACCGCGACTTTTTAGGCGCAATGTTGGGAACAGGAATTGTTCGTGAAAAGACAGGAGACGTTATTGTCTTGGGAGAACGAGGGGCCCAGGCTATTGTCGCCCCAGAGTTAGTAGAATTTTTGGAAATGAGTCTTAAGCAAGTGCGATCGGTTCCTGTGAAGACTCAGCGAATTGAGATAACTGAATTAAGGGTTCGGGAACCAAAGAAAAAAGAACTAACTACTGTGGAGGCTTCTTTGCGGTTAGATGCGATCGCATCTGCTGGTTTTGGTATGTCCCGCAGCAAAATGGTTGACTTCATTGATGCTGGTGATGTCCGCGTTAATTGGAAGGAAGTTACACAAGCTAGTTCTCAAGTCAAATCAGGTGACTTAATTGCCATTCGCTCTAAAGGGCGTTTAGAAGTTGGGGAAATCGCAGTTACAAAAAAAGACCGTTACCGAGTTCAATTAACAAGGTATATGTAA
- a CDS encoding TolC family protein, whose amino-acid sequence MKGQQLFYSFLPGVTAAVLTTQPAWAGTVKLTGVQLASSPSVLTSTYGQSSVVDMMNTQLPHGANVSVPTLLPGFGFTKLSMKPLSNNSIPVFTAGNTVVPIKQVLKKDEGRFVSLTPTSNSSQQLDVSRSAQNNQKQSNSSISGQKSESIVVPNYTSKPSSVQRKILPLSAAQQPVVKKKNAVTELQTFLQTSATGGESAKLLSATRCPQESGKSKTNSSAALLLASNTCLQQNAIGRIAQNNTSIPANSTQVPTVPGTVTPAPGDSVQPSTVPRTTTPVPSGPVQVPDNLIPSSNPLQFPTKPEEVRLQGNQPITLAQALELARRNNRDLQVSILELERNRAVLREAQAALLPTLGISADITRSQSASSQLSSKLQEQQTGISSPDEAGTSFSGQAQLSYNIYTSGRVQASIRAAEEQVRFNELAVETQSETIRLNVATDYYNLQQADEQVRIAQSAVQNSEASLRDAEALERAGVGTRFDVLRSQVNLANAQQDLTNARSQQAISRRQLATRISLPQGINISAADPVQLAGLWNPTLEQSIVLAYQNRPELQQQLAQRNINEQQRRQALAELGPQVSLVGSYNLLDQFDDSVSITDGYSLGVRATINLYDGGAARARAAQSSVNIAIAETQFAEQRNQIRFQVEQAYSTQQSSLENVQTSNTALEQAREALRLARLRFQAGVGTQTDVINSENDLTRAEGNRVTAILDYNRALAQLQRSVTLRALR is encoded by the coding sequence GTGAAAGGACAGCAATTATTCTATAGCTTCTTGCCTGGTGTCACGGCAGCGGTTTTAACAACTCAGCCTGCTTGGGCTGGTACTGTAAAACTAACTGGGGTACAGCTGGCTTCTTCTCCTAGTGTTTTGACTTCTACTTATGGTCAAAGCTCGGTTGTGGATATGATGAATACGCAATTGCCGCATGGTGCAAATGTTAGTGTTCCAACCCTACTACCTGGTTTTGGTTTTACTAAACTTAGTATGAAGCCTTTAAGTAATAACAGTATTCCAGTATTTACGGCTGGAAATACTGTTGTGCCAATAAAACAAGTACTTAAGAAAGATGAAGGTAGATTTGTCAGTTTGACACCTACCTCTAATTCTTCCCAACAGCTAGATGTTAGCCGTTCTGCTCAAAATAACCAAAAACAGAGTAACTCAAGCATTTCTGGGCAGAAATCAGAGAGCATAGTAGTTCCCAACTACACTTCAAAACCTTCTTCTGTCCAAAGAAAAATTTTACCCCTGTCTGCTGCACAGCAGCCAGTGGTTAAAAAGAAAAATGCTGTTACTGAGTTGCAAACATTTTTACAAACTTCAGCTACAGGTGGAGAATCAGCAAAACTGTTGTCAGCAACAAGATGCCCACAGGAATCAGGGAAAAGCAAGACTAATTCCTCAGCAGCTTTGCTACTGGCTTCAAACACCTGTTTACAACAAAATGCTATTGGCCGCATTGCTCAGAATAATACCTCAATTCCGGCAAATTCGACACAAGTTCCCACTGTACCAGGAACCGTAACTCCTGCACCAGGAGATTCAGTACAACCTTCCACTGTGCCGAGAACCACAACTCCTGTGCCATCAGGGCCGGTGCAAGTTCCCGATAACTTGATTCCTAGCTCAAATCCCTTGCAGTTTCCTACAAAACCGGAGGAAGTGAGACTTCAGGGAAATCAGCCGATTACTTTGGCACAAGCTCTGGAGCTAGCACGGCGTAACAATCGGGATTTACAGGTGTCTATTTTGGAGCTAGAACGGAATCGAGCGGTTCTACGTGAGGCACAAGCTGCTTTATTGCCAACTCTAGGAATTAGCGCTGATATTACTCGTAGTCAGTCTGCCAGTAGTCAGCTCTCGTCGAAACTCCAAGAACAACAGACGGGTATCTCATCGCCAGATGAAGCTGGTACATCTTTTTCTGGTCAAGCACAGCTGTCATATAACATCTACACTTCTGGGAGAGTGCAAGCTAGCATCAGAGCGGCTGAAGAACAGGTACGTTTCAATGAATTGGCTGTAGAAACTCAGTCTGAGACAATCCGTTTGAATGTTGCCACTGACTACTACAATCTGCAACAGGCGGATGAACAAGTACGTATTGCTCAGTCGGCTGTGCAAAACTCCGAGGCTAGTTTGCGTGATGCGGAAGCTTTAGAGCGAGCTGGGGTTGGTACGCGGTTCGATGTGTTGCGATCGCAGGTGAATTTAGCAAATGCCCAACAAGATTTGACTAATGCTAGATCCCAGCAGGCAATTTCCCGTCGTCAATTAGCAACTCGGATAAGTTTGCCGCAGGGAATAAATATCAGTGCCGCCGACCCTGTACAATTAGCTGGTCTTTGGAACCCAACGCTAGAACAAAGTATTGTGCTGGCTTATCAAAATCGTCCAGAATTGCAACAGCAGTTGGCACAACGCAATATCAACGAACAACAGCGTAGACAGGCTCTTGCAGAACTGGGGCCTCAAGTTAGTTTGGTAGGCAGTTACAACCTACTAGATCAGTTCGATGATAGTGTCAGCATTACTGATGGTTATTCATTGGGAGTTAGAGCAACCATCAATTTGTATGATGGGGGAGCGGCAAGAGCAAGAGCAGCTCAGTCTAGCGTTAATATTGCGATCGCAGAAACTCAATTTGCTGAACAGCGCAACCAAATTCGCTTTCAGGTAGAACAAGCCTACTCTACCCAGCAATCTAGTTTGGAGAATGTTCAAACCTCTAACACCGCTTTAGAACAAGCTAGAGAAGCTCTACGTTTAGCGCGTTTGCGATTCCAAGCTGGTGTAGGGACTCAAACTGATGTCATTAACTCTGAAAACGACCTCACAAGGGCTGAAGGTAATCGAGTCACAGCAATTTTGGATTACAACCGTGCTTTAGCTCAGTTACAACGGTCTGTTACCCTCAGAGCGCTACGCTAA
- the kaiC gene encoding circadian clock protein KaiC, with amino-acid sequence MSQNEQVEPKKTPKNGGVEKIRTMIEGFDDISHGGLPIGRTTLVSGTSGTGKTLLSLQFLYNGITYFDEAGVFVTFEESPSDIIKNAHVFGWNLPRLIEEGKLFILDASPDPEGQDIVGNFDLSALIERLQYAIRKYKAKRVSIDSMTAVFQQYEAMGVVRREIFRLVARLKILSVTTVITTERSEEYGPVASFGVEEFVSDNVVIVRNVLEGERRRRTVEILKLRGTTHMKGEYPFTITNEGVNIFPLGAMRLTQRSSNIRVSSGVKTLDEMCGGGFFKDSIILATGATGTGKTLLVSKFIQDGCLNGEQAILFAYEESRAQLSRNASSWGIDFEELEEQGLLKIICTYPESTGLEDHLQIIKSEIAVFKPARIAIDSLSALARGVSNNAFRQFVIGVTGYAKQEEITGFFTNTTDQFLGAHSITDSHISTITDTILMLQYVEIRGEMSRAINVFKMRGSWHDKGIREYNITADGPDIKDSFRNYERIISGAPTRVSIDEKAELSRIVRRFEDKQSSEP; translated from the coding sequence ATGAGTCAAAACGAGCAAGTAGAACCCAAGAAGACACCAAAAAATGGGGGTGTAGAAAAAATTCGCACGATGATTGAAGGGTTTGACGATATTAGTCATGGTGGTTTACCAATTGGTAGAACTACCTTGGTCAGTGGTACTTCAGGTACAGGTAAAACTTTATTATCTCTTCAGTTTCTGTATAACGGTATTACCTATTTCGATGAAGCAGGTGTATTTGTTACTTTTGAAGAATCACCCAGCGATATTATTAAAAACGCCCATGTTTTTGGTTGGAATTTACCCCGCCTAATCGAAGAAGGCAAGTTATTTATTCTTGATGCATCTCCCGATCCAGAAGGTCAAGATATCGTTGGTAATTTTGATCTTTCTGCACTTATTGAACGCTTGCAATATGCCATTCGCAAATACAAAGCTAAACGAGTTTCAATTGACTCAATGACAGCAGTATTTCAGCAGTATGAAGCGATGGGAGTAGTACGACGCGAGATTTTTCGCTTGGTAGCACGTCTCAAAATACTGAGTGTCACCACTGTAATTACCACTGAACGCAGTGAAGAATATGGCCCCGTTGCTTCTTTTGGAGTGGAAGAATTTGTTTCTGATAATGTAGTAATTGTTCGCAACGTTTTAGAAGGAGAACGCCGCCGTCGCACAGTTGAAATTCTCAAATTGCGCGGTACAACTCACATGAAAGGTGAGTATCCCTTCACAATTACTAATGAAGGAGTTAACATTTTCCCACTAGGAGCAATGCGTTTAACTCAGCGTTCATCTAATATCAGGGTATCTTCTGGTGTTAAAACCTTAGATGAAATGTGCGGTGGTGGTTTCTTTAAAGATTCTATTATTTTGGCAACAGGAGCCACAGGTACTGGTAAAACCTTGTTAGTAAGTAAGTTTATTCAAGATGGCTGCCTGAATGGAGAACAGGCAATATTATTTGCTTACGAAGAATCACGCGCCCAACTATCTCGTAATGCTTCTTCTTGGGGAATTGATTTTGAAGAATTAGAAGAGCAAGGTTTACTAAAAATAATTTGTACCTATCCTGAATCAACTGGTTTAGAAGACCATTTACAAATTATTAAATCAGAAATTGCTGTCTTTAAACCAGCTCGGATTGCCATTGATTCATTATCAGCATTAGCTAGAGGAGTGAGCAATAATGCATTTAGGCAGTTTGTAATTGGTGTAACGGGTTATGCTAAACAAGAAGAAATTACTGGTTTCTTTACCAACACAACTGACCAATTTTTAGGAGCGCATTCGATTACTGACTCTCATATATCTACGATTACCGATACAATTCTAATGTTACAGTACGTAGAAATTCGTGGAGAAATGTCGCGGGCAATTAACGTATTTAAAATGCGCGGATCTTGGCATGATAAGGGCATTCGCGAGTATAATATCACTGCTGACGGGCCCGATATTAAAGATTCTTTCAGAAACTACGAACGGATTATCAGCGGTGCTCCTACTCGCGTTAGTATCGATGAAAAGGCGGAACTTTCTCGCATTGTTAGACGTTTTGAAGACAAACAGAGTTCCGAACCCTAA
- the kaiB gene encoding circadian clock protein KaiB: MIKAKKTYVLKLYVAGNTPNSVRALKTLKNILEQEFEGVYALKVIDVLKSPQLAEEDKILATPTLSKILPPPVRKIIGDLSDRERVLIGLDLLYEELSEADFEE, translated from the coding sequence ATGATTAAAGCCAAAAAAACCTACGTTCTCAAGCTTTACGTAGCCGGGAACACCCCTAATTCAGTTCGGGCATTGAAAACTCTCAAAAATATTTTAGAACAGGAGTTTGAAGGTGTTTATGCTTTAAAAGTGATCGATGTATTAAAAAGCCCACAACTAGCAGAAGAAGATAAAATATTGGCAACGCCAACATTATCCAAAATTTTGCCTCCACCCGTTCGCAAAATTATTGGCGATCTCTCAGATCGAGAAAGAGTATTGATTGGACTAGATTTGCTTTATGAAGAACTGAGTGAAGCAGATTTTGAAGAGTAA
- a CDS encoding KaiA family protein, translating to MLLPILILRPDVNKCLNNLVYLVKQKDWIAWVWKFIDGIIAQFCYLPVTATTSATINYLPNWPQQNLSKAYTSKYVYVFASQMQKSQQHFNEMNPAERQRLLRQLKSDYSLILLNYFTTDKTLKEKIDKFINTIFYANIPVPQIIEIHMEVIEEFSIQLKLEGRSNETLLDYRLTLIDILAHLCEVYRSSIPK from the coding sequence ATGTTATTACCAATATTGATTCTGCGACCTGATGTTAACAAATGTTTAAATAATCTAGTTTACTTAGTCAAGCAAAAAGATTGGATTGCTTGGGTATGGAAATTTATTGATGGGATTATCGCCCAATTTTGCTATTTACCTGTTACTGCAACGACCTCTGCAACAATCAACTATTTACCAAATTGGCCGCAACAAAACCTAAGTAAGGCATACACTAGCAAGTACGTCTATGTATTTGCCAGCCAGATGCAAAAAAGCCAACAGCATTTTAACGAGATGAATCCAGCCGAAAGGCAAAGATTATTAAGACAGCTTAAATCAGATTACAGTCTAATACTTTTAAATTATTTTACCACAGACAAAACACTCAAAGAAAAAATTGATAAATTTATCAATACTATATTTTATGCTAATATTCCTGTGCCCCAAATCATCGAAATTCACATGGAGGTAATTGAAGAATTTTCTATCCAGCTAAAATTAGAAGGAAGAAGTAATGAAACCTTACTTGATTACCGCCTGACGTTGATAGATATATTGGCTCACTTGTGTGAAGTCTATAGGAGTTCGATTCCTAAATAA